The region ttgtgaaatttcatttttcatgaattcaactccttttggaacaaaaccctagtaaaatgttattttttgccAATTTAGACATGTTTGATATTGGAAATTGAACGCAAAACACATAAATATGGCTGGCAGAGGACATTTCACATCTTTTCTGATGTTTATACATTGAtcataacaaaaagaaaaaaaatattttgtcatcttttctATAGACGGTGACTTTTCGATATCTAATTCCAAAAAGAGCTAAATCCAAAAATATCCATAAAAACTGTGATATTCTGTTATTTTCAGCAAGATTTGCACTAATGGTGTGAACTTGTATCCACAACATGTACCTAAAAATTGAATGCATACCTTTATTTAAAATAGGAACAATAACCAATTTCAAATAATCGCAAAGTGGATTAAGCTACTTTTGGAACAATActgaaatttgcaatcaatttttaCCAACCTTACCATCTTTTTTTCAAACGCGATATGTTGCATTTGATTCCCACGTCTAAGATACAATTATTCTTATTAGAatatcccgggggggggcacttacattgacgagtggaggatgtctttttcaagaaagGACACGTTACGTAACGTAAtaaaggtgtcaaaaacacCGAAATAATGGAAAAAGGGTGTCTACttttgctaggaaagctacgtgtttagggtcgaatttgagatggtgtaaaaaaataagacgaaaatattttataaaggatgtactttttgccccaagaaTCAACCGTAAGTGTTTAGggtacgatttgcgcgagatgtTGGAGGTGaggctgtactaaacccaatggtgtaaataattattcaacCTTCATGAAAACTTAAGATATTGtttaatgattgaaatataATGGTTTGATCTTCTttaaaagaagaagataaagaagaagaatgatagaagaagaagaaaaagaaaaaaagaagaagaagaagaaaaggaagaagaagaaggagaagagggatgaggaggaggagcagAGGGAGCAGGAGAAAAGGAACaagaaggacaaaaagaagaagaattttTGTATACAGTTCAGTATAAAAGATTCGTCATGATTTTATACATTTCTCTCTCATGTCTCTTTCGAAATATTTGCTTTTTTAAAAGATTCTTTTAAGGTCAGGCTCATCCTTCGAATATCGTCGAGAATCTAGAATTTTTTATTAGTTCTTGTAACCCTCTTTTTTTCATCtcatattgaattcatattgaTGGTGCATTGCAGTTTGCTGTAAAAATTCTCCCCTTTTGTCCTATATTCTATTTACTTAGATTTCATTTAGACATATTTCAAGTTatataataatgttttttcCCAAGGAACTTGTATTGCTACGATACAAGTATGATTGCAAGGTAACATACTTTTATATTAACATTTTACATGTGCACTGTCAATTTATGTAAATctcgcagaaatgcttgttttcacactgtgtcaaggggaaaaatttgaaataaaatggatacatgcaagcattttgtaataatttgctaccaaaattaaaattttgatacttagtaggcacaacctttaccctttttgtgccagctggatctgaggacatacctaaatataaacaaaagcttatatcagacatctccaatatttttttactgtttttattacttaaagtgggtttacatttcatttttcatttaatacttgtttctccacacttttcccaagcttgaaaatgattaacaaaaagaaaatcaagcctaagccatttcataaaattcacagctcagtgtaaagcaaatatcgtcacgatggcctcggtgtgtgggggagtggggtggggcgcaatgacACTCTTCGAAGTGATTTGGGCAAGGAAATCAgttgaaaaaggaaaaagatatattcaaatcaattttactagctaaatttcaTGTGtacttcatgattaaggtctaattttattcgcataactatttcatagttctgcgcaaataatttttcactaacttttccaaagtaagtggtgctcactcaagcggaaatatttttcgacagttatatcgtcatttgcttgtcACGTGCATTTTatgttgttttgttatttttcatggTCCAGTAGCAGCTGAATAGGGCTTTTACTTTCAATAAAACAATTGAACGTTTTGTTCTTGGAATCAAAAGTGAATATGGTAAATAATTAATATGGAAGTTATATATGCACTGAAATTGAGATCGATGAGGTATATTGATTCTAAGCGAAAATTTACATTAAGTGAACcaaatttttaatgaaaggaaatataaaactTTCCTGGATGATATCGCCTGCAAGAAGGCGTATTTAATAGCAATTCTAGAATCAtataaagggaaatgaaatttgacagagACACACAGAAAACAGAAGTAAGGAGAAGAGCGTAAGTACCCATTAGTAGATGGCTATTTTAATGGAATGCATTAACAGTGAACAATGGCGGGAGCACTGATTTCATAAAGCAGTGTTTAAAAAAGGACGAGTTGCATATTTTATGAAAGGCACCGATTCTTTGTGGTCAAATCAAGCAAATTTTAAAATCTTTGCATTAAAAGATTGTTAAATTAAAGAAAGAGTAAACGaattggtatcaaattaaagaaagagGTATACATGTATCCTGCCGTTGAGCATATCACATAACCATTCAATCATGAtatcacaatgaaaaaaaatatagacatcGTCCATAACAAACAATTAAAATGAAGAAGTAACAGTAGAAAACATTGTGGAAAAGGGAGGAGTTGAAAAGGAAGCTGCCTAAAACACGACCCAAAGCAATAAGATATAATGATAGATTCAGATAAAATCAATCTGCCTCTGTTCAGTAGGCTGAGCATGCGCAGATTGATTTGTTTTCTGCATCTACCGACCTCTTTTCCTGCTGCTGATATGTTATTGAAATAGTtacaagaaattaataaaatgcaaaCTTCCAATACGTAAGGTAAGAGTGAATTGTGTCACCTTTCTCCCTACCATGCCTACGCCGCGTCGTTGCTTCTGAATAATGCCAGAATAATACAAAAGATGGAGAGAAGTATGCAGCATGCATGGAAGAGGAATCGATTGGTTGATCAGTTTTGTTCCACATGTTCCATTGCATATCTATTGTAGTACAGTCCCCAATATTTTCCTGATTATAGGGAATGGATGTGGTCACGGTTGATAGGAATATCTTATTGCATAGAAAAAGTTTCAGCAATACGCGATGTTCCTTCGAGAATATATGATgagctataggcctacattaggAATATAATTGACTACATGTGAACTGATACTACTGCgatactactaccactgctactaATTCCACTGCCActaatggttatgatgatgatgatgatgatgatgataataataatactgataataataacgacAATGATATTTCTCATAACAAtaacaatttaattattttttatcaatgacATCAAAGATGAAGGTTATCGATGCAGGGGGGCAGTGCGCTCGTCTTTACAATCATGAGAATACTGATAATAACTTCAGCATCTCTCATTGTTTAAGATAAAGATTTACCGTTATTTCGAATTCGTTTGATagtgaaaagtaaaaaaaatatttatactcCTGGAAAGTCTAAGAATTCTGATCAAGTCTGAACGATCACATGTCTGCCACATGGTCATCACAGCTGTTTCAATTATGTGACTAAACCCTGATGACAAACAAAGTAGATGGTCAGCAAATAGAATATAGAGATGTCCAATTTCCAACCAGTGGAACAGATTTGTATCAAGATCAATATATGCCACCGTATCCAAGGAAACAAAAACGTAGAATATTGATTATAAATCTAGAAAATCATTAAAACTCAAAGCTAAGCTAGGAGATTTGATTTCGTTATCAGTGAATATGGGccatatttcttttaaacataTATAAGATTATTATCCGTAATATTTGTAATAAGGGGGGCAATGGATAGCAAAGTTAGAGTTAactattcaatattgtttagaACAACAAGTTTCAAGTTTAACTCCAAAATCAGAGAAcgttttctttccccttttttggaggggggggggggtgaagtgCCCTCCAAAGGGGTCAATTCTGGTGGGTTTCTTTTAATAGACTCATATACATAATGTATTATTCTTCTTGGCATTTAAAGAAGAGAAGAATCACGATTAGTAATAGAAGAATGCTATACAAATTCGATAAGAGTGAAAACACAGAGCTATCACCTTTCATGTATCTTGGGGCGTTTAATATAATGACTGGTCAATCCCGAGGTAAAATTAAGGACCGGGATCTTGTTTGTAACCTGTTTGAAGAATCACGACTAATGGAAAAGCACTTCAGTGCTAGGTATACCCTTAGCTTTTTAATGAATCACGTTACCGTGATTTGGCATATGCGAAAACTAGGTTGAACTAACGAGGTATTCCTAAATTTAGGGGCTTGCCTTTCATACAagttttaaaaatcatcataattttcttaattgtGTTTATCTGATGCATAATTGCgttatatgtatatgatattatttacgttatgttatgttcattataTTATGTACAACATTGTGAAACGGAaaccaataaaatgaaatgagagtGATGGGACATTATACTGTCATTTTCGAGGCGTTTTGACTCTAGCTCTCTCTCAGAGGCGAAGCTAAGGAAGGATAGTGTCctctttcatttattcatatcgACAATGGGgtgcactgttaaaaaaccgtgattttacagaacagaaaaaataagaagatttgcagaaagcaataacacaatcattctgtaaattcataaaacaggattttttctgcaatttaacagaacaggtctgtttaaaaaggggaaaagggtgttttatttaaggaaatttgtaagattccatacccCCAAAACtgatttcctgtaagattacgcaatcttgtaagattacaggtgttctcgagactgctggggagtgtttcatcccggtgtttcatcaacatctttgtccgacaagtttacagatctgacaactttccttgatgttggctgagaagcactgttactgtGGCAACTGtcggacttgtcggataaaatgtcctttcatgaaacgggcTCCAGGTCTGGGAAGCTGTACGTCTGAATGATTACTGTATAAATAGTTTTCAATATATATTATCACGTTATTCTTTTATTGAAAAGGTATTATACAATTAAATGGACTGCAATTTATGTAGGATTATTACTACTTGGACAAAATGCATtcaattattaaattattttagaCATACCATGCATTGGCACGAATCTGATTTTACAACACAGCAAAGAATATTATCCAAGCGTAAGAAATGCCATGTAAAAATGATATTGACTTATTTGggagaaaatactctttcaagatacatatatatattatgtaacaGTCAAGCGTTCATGATAAggaatttcattaaattttcagtgatgaGGTATAAATTCTTTACCTACTCACTCGGTAGTTGCTGACTTGAGAGAGGTGAACGAAAACTCAAAACCTAATTGTTTTGATAAATACCTCATAATTTATATTTGACCGATCGGATAGCAACTTTCTATGTACCCTTTGTATTGACTTCATGGCTCTTGATTTGAGATCTTTCATCAGGAACAATGCATTAatatatgaagatttttttttcatgccagAATTACAGCCACATTTGAATGATTCAcgctgtaaaaaaaacattgtttgaaatataaagcaaTGATGTTTAAGCCCAACAATCTTATATAAACCTTAAAACAATTGTTTACATAAAAAACCCAACTTATCTAAAGTTGATAGAATGGCTGACTAAAACAGCGTTGCTTAATATTTTTAACAGCGTTTTACAGCACAGAATAAGTCGCTGCAACAAGAAGTTAATTTCGTTTACCAAAAATAAAGATCCGTGTATAtgggaaaatacatgtatatcgggtgtgtgtttcataaagctgttcgtaaagttacacacaactttacgcacaactAGAACACTTTCTtgggtcataaatcaattacatagggatatcacatagcattagaaagggtcaccagtcgtgcgtaaagtcattcgaaTCTCAGctgtatgaaacacccaccaggaaagTGAGGATATATATGGAACATGATATTCCCCGAAGTACATTTAAGCACATGTGGTATAGTACATTAGGTTAATTCTCATCAACCACCCTTTCTAGAAATCACATACACCCGCAAACCAAAACCCACACGAATATACACacttgcacacacacacacacacacacacacaccccaccAACGTGCGAGTATCCACACCCACACAATACCATGACTGCTCTAGAtagtttttctttattctttataaTTATAGACCTTTACAAGCCTACTTCAAATCCCATTTTCGTAATTCAAGTCATAATTATGCCTTTTATTatcttttcacaaaaaaaaatgacagtgaAGTCTATACGGCTGGTTGGTGGATTGACGCCCTGGGAGGGCCGAGTAGAAATACTTCATGGTGGTGAATGGGGAACAGTATGTGATGATTTATGGGATCTTGCCGATGCACATATTGTCTGTTTGAGCATGGGTTACGCATATTCTGTGGCCGCTTTAAGTGGAGCTCCGTTTGGTGAAGGCACAGGTAAGATGAAAGGattctaggacatctaccccctggacatctaccccccggacatccacccccttaggacaagtaccccctaggacaagtaccctctaggacatctaccccccggacatctacccccggacatccaccccattaggacaagtaccccctaggacaagtaccctctaggacatctaccccccggacatccaccccccggacatctaccccctgacattttttgtcaaattgctCGTTCGTTATGATCACTCACAGACgagcaaaaatatattttatcaattcaaaatcaatttaaagatgagggggtagatgtccggtgGGTGGATGTCCGGAGGGTGggtgtccggggggtggatgtccgggggtagatgtcctgggggtggatgtccggggggtagatgtcctggGGGTGGATGTCctggggtggatgtccggggggtagatttCCGGGGGTGgatatccggggggggggggggtagatgtccgggggtggatgtccggagggtggatgtccggggggtgggtggatgtccggggggtagatttccggggggtggatgtccgggggtagatgtcctagagggtacttttcctagggggtacttgtcctaagggggtggatgtccggggggtggaagtccggggggtggatgtccggggggtagatgtccagggggtaCATGTCCGGATACTAATTAAAGGAATGCACGTAGAGGGtagttatacagtgcgtatcaaaaagaagtttacactttgaaaaaatcctgtaaaattatacatttgtaatatcctgaagatttttccacattttaacattggtacagatccatttaagcaaatgacgatataactatcgaaaaatatttccgcttgagtgagcaccacttacttttgaaaagttagtgaaaacggatttgcgcagaactttgaaatagctatgcgaataaaagtaaacctttatcatgaagaacacgtagaatttagcaagtaaaattgatttggagATATCTTTGACATCTTTTAagttgtttccttgcccaatacacatcaaagagtgcattgcgcccttCCCCCACTCCTCCACACACCAAAGCCATCAAggcgatatttgatttacactgagctgtgatttacataaaatgaattaggcttgattttcattttgttaatcattgtcaagattgggaaaagtgtggagaaacaagtattaaatgaaaaattaaatgtcaacccctttttaaataataaaaacttagtaaaaaagtgcaggagatgtctgatgtaaatttttgttcagattcagttatgtcctctgatccagctggcacaaaaagggtaaaagttgtgcttactaagtgttgaaatttcaattcgggtggcaaatttgtttaaaaatgcttgaatgtatctgttttatcttaattgacttAAAGTGCAAGGGTaatgtaggaaaaatgtatcgcagggtaagtttgattttgccctttgcccttgacactgcgtgaaaacgagcatttctgcgcaaacagatttctgcgagctttacaaaaatggacagtgctcactcaattgtaacattctgtcaaaacttttactttcattggatagatgagacccgtacccaagattatatgtgaaaaaattacccgcatgttgtatattttttaattcccagagctttttcaaagtgtaaacttttttttgatacgcactgtatatagggTGCCATTTCGGAATATTATCCTTTTACTAAATTGTTTATGAAAGGTTAATCTTTTTTTAAGATACTCATCGCCTTTTTATGCTGTATCAACATAATTCTAAAGATCTTCGTTTATGATATCTACATTCATTGTCGAACAAAATGATATTTAACATTTGTTTCTAGAAATAGTGATATGAACACTTCTTTGATAAATCGTGTGTAAAATAAGACTTATTTTAAAACCACGACAGGTCATAGTCCTCCAATTATGCTAATGGATTTTGACCTTGATGCATGGCTTCTCAATCTTAATTCCTTTTTAAGGTACAATTTAAGATCAAGATCCTGTAGTGATTCTCAGTGAATGAAAGCGCTGCATGAACATCCATCACTCGTGATTGCCCTTGTGTCTCTGACCTTGaatacattttgtattttgtatgtattttgtttcttggttttatttctttaatttcaaagGCGACATACTCCTAGACGCGGTAGAATGTTATGGGAACGAATCCTCCATCTTGGATTGCCTTCACGATGGAGTAGGAATTCATGACTGCAAACACGAT is a window of Lytechinus variegatus isolate NC3 chromosome 2, Lvar_3.0, whole genome shotgun sequence DNA encoding:
- the LOC121409627 gene encoding scavenger receptor cysteine-rich domain-containing group B protein-like, producing MFNMFFSVVSIVCLVFFAGNVHFTETLSINEEPRVKSIRLVGGLTPWEGRVEILHGGEWGTVCDDLWDLADAHIVCLSMGYAYSVAALSGAPFGEGTGDILLDAVECYGNESSILDCLHDGVGIHDCKHDEDAGVRCSISAGIN